The Akkermansia muciniphila genome contains a region encoding:
- a CDS encoding DASS family sodium-coupled anion symporter, with translation MRHRTTDTAKGHRNYIIIACDVLLFLAMLKWLPVEPEVARGLAILTFIGILWLTEALHVTVTALLVPVLAMFMGILPGARALAGFADPTIFLFFGGFAMAGALHEQKIDIWLAGKILQMARGSLGMALVLIFLATAFLSMWMSNTATAAMMLPLVIGLLDRIPPEKLKTTAPFAVLGVAYSASIGGMGTLVGSPPNAIAAHELGMGFAEWFRIAMPLVLVFGVIVFFLMYLFFRPRLGLHVGMTPEDSEESAARLNAKQVRVLVLFVLVAGSWMCSSFLSAALGGIPAMDTLIALCAAVLLPLCGVINWGGIAKNTDWGVLLLFGGGITLSSILVQTGAAGFLADQVSAIAMGQNPLVILLIISVFISSLTEFCSNTASAALVAPLMVTVAAAMGMSATPLVLLVGIGASCAFMLPVSTPPNALAYATGKFPQMTMVKVGLLIDGVLIFVKAFWAWIFWM, from the coding sequence ATGCGCCATCGTACTACAGACACCGCCAAGGGGCACCGCAATTACATCATCATTGCATGTGACGTGCTTCTTTTCCTGGCCATGCTCAAGTGGCTCCCCGTGGAGCCGGAAGTAGCCAGGGGGCTGGCCATACTCACCTTCATCGGCATCCTATGGCTGACGGAGGCCCTGCACGTGACCGTAACCGCCCTGCTGGTGCCGGTGCTCGCCATGTTCATGGGCATTCTTCCGGGAGCCAGGGCGCTGGCAGGTTTTGCTGATCCCACCATCTTTCTGTTCTTTGGCGGTTTTGCCATGGCCGGTGCCCTTCATGAACAGAAAATTGACATCTGGCTGGCGGGGAAAATTCTTCAAATGGCACGGGGAAGCCTGGGCATGGCGCTGGTGCTGATCTTCCTGGCTACGGCCTTCCTCTCCATGTGGATGTCCAACACGGCCACGGCGGCCATGATGCTCCCCCTTGTGATCGGCCTGCTGGACCGCATTCCTCCGGAAAAACTCAAGACCACGGCTCCCTTTGCCGTGCTGGGAGTGGCGTACAGCGCTTCCATTGGCGGCATGGGAACGCTGGTAGGCTCCCCGCCCAATGCCATTGCGGCGCATGAGCTCGGCATGGGATTTGCGGAATGGTTCCGGATTGCCATGCCGCTTGTCCTGGTGTTCGGGGTAATTGTCTTCTTCCTGATGTACCTGTTCTTCCGGCCGAGGCTGGGCCTGCATGTGGGCATGACCCCGGAAGACAGTGAGGAATCTGCAGCACGGTTGAATGCCAAACAGGTGCGCGTGCTGGTCCTATTCGTGCTGGTGGCGGGGAGCTGGATGTGTAGCAGCTTCCTTTCCGCCGCGCTGGGTGGCATTCCGGCCATGGATACGCTCATTGCGCTGTGCGCCGCGGTGCTCCTGCCCCTGTGCGGAGTCATCAACTGGGGCGGCATTGCCAAAAATACGGACTGGGGCGTTCTGCTCCTGTTCGGCGGCGGCATCACGCTCAGCAGTATTCTCGTCCAGACAGGCGCGGCCGGATTTCTTGCGGACCAGGTATCCGCCATTGCCATGGGGCAGAATCCCCTTGTCATTCTGCTCATTATCAGCGTCTTCATCTCGTCACTCACGGAATTTTGCTCCAATACGGCCAGTGCTGCCCTGGTGGCCCCCCTGATGGTGACGGTGGCGGCCGCCATGGGAATGTCCGCCACGCCGCTGGTGCTTCTGGTGGGCATAGGCGCTTCCTGCGCCTTCATGCTCCCGGTGTCCACCCCGCCCAACGCCCTGGCCTATGCCACGGGGAAATTCCCCCAGATGACCATGGTCAAGGTAGGCCTGCTGATTGACGGAGTGCTTATCTTCGTCAAGGCCTTCTGGGCGTGGATCTTCTGGATGTAG
- a CDS encoding DUF805 domain-containing protein has translation MNTQTRPSLWKYFILCLTRNYCSFSGTAPRREFWGFYLFLYIFSLIFGIAAAVLFAAALPWGELKGVHDQAQMQAMLFPHIASFVLVVQIIMMAFYLPIWGVTIRRLRDAGFSTAWGYGYIALGIIGLLNWAILDRFQYEGGPVTQFLGIISSAYWLLLIILACFPSRPAAEDTPE, from the coding sequence ATGAATACCCAAACGCGCCCTTCTCTCTGGAAATACTTTATCCTGTGCCTCACCAGGAATTACTGCTCCTTCTCCGGAACGGCCCCGCGGCGCGAATTCTGGGGCTTCTACCTCTTTCTGTACATCTTCTCCCTGATTTTCGGCATAGCCGCCGCAGTCCTCTTTGCGGCGGCGCTGCCGTGGGGGGAACTGAAAGGAGTACACGACCAGGCCCAAATGCAGGCCATGCTCTTTCCGCACATCGCCTCCTTCGTCCTCGTCGTGCAAATCATCATGATGGCCTTCTACCTGCCCATCTGGGGCGTCACCATCAGAAGGCTCAGGGACGCGGGGTTCAGCACGGCATGGGGGTACGGCTACATTGCGCTGGGCATCATCGGCCTGCTTAACTGGGCAATTCTGGACCGCTTCCAATATGAGGGCGGTCCCGTGACGCAGTTCCTGGGCATCATTTCCTCCGCCTACTGGCTGCTGCTCATCATTCTGGCATGCTTCCCCTCCCGGCCTGCTGCGGAAGACACGCCTGA
- the thiD gene encoding bifunctional hydroxymethylpyrimidine kinase/phosphomethylpyrimidine kinase, with product MSIPVMMTIAGSDCSAGAGLQADLKAAHAMGAFALTAVTCVVSEVPGLVRGIQEVDPALVADQVRINLEHFPVTAVKTGMLYSPAIVRAVHEVLSGTDIPVVVDPVMIATAGDRLMREEAVAVYEELLLPGAALLTPNLDEAAVLLRSSANPGRDELPECAARLALRYGCPVLLKGGHLEGDCRDVLAGPDGRILGEWNRPRVQDVSTHGTGCSLSAAIAARLAAGDGLATAVERGLDFIAAAIRDHLRWEQPVRVDALKLW from the coding sequence ATGAGTATTCCCGTAATGATGACGATTGCCGGTTCAGACTGTTCCGCCGGGGCCGGACTTCAGGCGGACCTGAAGGCGGCCCATGCCATGGGGGCGTTTGCGCTGACGGCGGTCACTTGCGTCGTTTCCGAGGTGCCGGGGCTGGTGCGCGGCATTCAGGAGGTGGACCCGGCCTTGGTCGCGGACCAGGTGAGGATTAATCTGGAGCATTTCCCCGTAACCGCCGTAAAAACGGGCATGCTGTATTCTCCGGCCATTGTCCGTGCGGTGCATGAGGTGCTTTCCGGCACGGATATTCCCGTGGTGGTGGACCCTGTCATGATCGCCACGGCGGGGGACCGCCTGATGCGGGAAGAGGCCGTAGCCGTTTATGAAGAGCTTCTGCTGCCGGGCGCGGCCCTGCTGACCCCCAATCTGGATGAAGCCGCCGTCCTGCTCCGGAGTTCCGCCAATCCCGGGAGGGATGAACTGCCGGAGTGCGCCGCGCGGCTGGCCCTCAGGTACGGGTGCCCGGTTCTTTTAAAAGGAGGCCATCTGGAAGGAGACTGCCGGGACGTGCTGGCCGGGCCGGACGGCCGCATTCTGGGGGAATGGAACCGTCCGCGCGTGCAGGATGTGAGCACCCATGGAACGGGCTGCTCCCTCTCCGCCGCCATTGCGGCGCGGCTGGCCGCCGGGGACGGGCTGGCGACGGCCGTGGAACGCGGCCTGGACTTCATTGCCGCCGCCATCCGGGACCACCTGCGGTGGGAACAGCCGGTACGGGTGGACGCGCTGAAATTGTGGTAG
- a CDS encoding tetratricopeptide repeat protein, which produces MMKKIVAGCVAASVSLLWCGCDRKAASGEKQGAPAGEREEPAAEKAEKGEAGRWKDRLDAASAASHKKGNDKEQVKALNDVAALYAEGLQNGWAHPLDVRAWCDSVAEAGSGYSGETVIGAMYLYGTGIKRDAAAAREWFEYGLARPGSQRGNALYMLGMMYFKGDGVNRDPNKALELWHKASDEEHPAAMGLLGRAYMEGKMGFDKDAASGLVLLEKAANGGNTPSSVYLGNLYARGEGVPQDMERAMKWYEQAASAGDAHAQYIVGLAYLDGSGVPVDEGKAFNWLRLAAGQDHVNAMLMLSVCYSTGKGTRQDADMAEVWKKKALQLNAEREGSSAPRTEER; this is translated from the coding sequence ATGATGAAAAAAATAGTTGCCGGGTGTGTGGCCGCCTCCGTATCCCTTCTCTGGTGCGGGTGTGACCGCAAGGCCGCCTCCGGGGAAAAACAGGGGGCCCCTGCCGGGGAGCGGGAAGAACCTGCCGCGGAAAAGGCGGAAAAAGGGGAGGCCGGAAGATGGAAGGACCGTCTGGACGCCGCCTCCGCCGCATCCCATAAGAAGGGTAATGACAAGGAGCAGGTGAAGGCGCTCAATGATGTGGCCGCCCTGTACGCGGAGGGATTGCAGAACGGCTGGGCGCACCCGCTGGATGTGCGCGCCTGGTGTGACTCCGTGGCGGAGGCCGGGTCCGGATATTCCGGGGAAACGGTCATCGGCGCCATGTACCTGTATGGAACCGGCATCAAGCGTGACGCCGCGGCGGCCAGGGAATGGTTTGAATACGGGCTGGCACGCCCCGGCAGCCAGCGGGGAAATGCCCTGTACATGCTGGGCATGATGTATTTCAAGGGAGATGGGGTGAACCGGGACCCGAACAAGGCGCTGGAGCTGTGGCACAAGGCATCGGATGAGGAGCACCCTGCGGCCATGGGGCTGCTGGGCCGGGCTTACATGGAAGGGAAAATGGGCTTTGACAAGGATGCCGCCTCCGGACTGGTGCTGCTGGAAAAGGCCGCCAACGGGGGCAATACGCCTTCCTCCGTGTACCTGGGGAACCTTTATGCCAGGGGGGAGGGCGTGCCGCAGGACATGGAGCGCGCCATGAAATGGTATGAACAGGCGGCTTCCGCCGGGGACGCCCATGCCCAGTACATCGTGGGCCTGGCGTACCTGGATGGTTCCGGCGTCCCCGTGGACGAGGGAAAGGCATTCAACTGGCTCCGGCTGGCCGCCGGGCAGGACCACGTCAACGCCATGCTGATGCTTTCCGTCTGCTACAGCACCGGAAAGGGAACCAGGCAGGATGCGGACATGGCGGAAGTCTGGAAAAAGAAGGCGCTCCAGTTGAATGCGGAGCGGGAGGGATCCTCCGCGCCGCGGACGGAGGAACGCTAG